A window of the Brassica napus cultivar Da-Ae chromosome C5, Da-Ae, whole genome shotgun sequence genome harbors these coding sequences:
- the LOC111213387 gene encoding peroxidase 1-like isoform X2, with translation MAIKNLLVLVILLGVLGVSVAHPKGLYLNYYKYRCPDAEAIVRRVTVQYVSHEPSLAAALLRMHFHDCFVRGCDGSILLKYPYNETERYAAPNLSVRGYEVVDAVKSALERKCPGVVSCADVLSLVARDAVVVINGPWWPVPLGRRDGRISRKSEVNLPSPLAGIAALKKKFFDKGLNTKDLVVLSGAHTIGISHCSVIHQGIYNFTGKADSDSSMNPRYVRALKRRCNPADNRTIVMDPRSVKKFDSHYFNMVAQRKGLFKSDRTLLDDPETKSYIYTQVATAGSSFNKDFAHSMVKLGFVEILTGNKGEIRKRCAFVN, from the exons ATGGCAATTAAGAACCTTCTTGTCCTTGTGATTCTTCTTGGCGTTCTTGGAGTTTCAGTTGCCCATCCTAAGGGTCTTTACCTTAACTACTACAAATACAGGTGTCCAGACGCAGAAGCCATTGTCCGACGTGTCACAGTTCAATATGTTTCTCACGAGCCAAGTCTTGCCGCAGCACTTCTTAGGATGCATTTTCATGATTGTTTCGTTAGA GGATGTGATGGTTCCATTCTTCTGAAATATCCATATAATGAGACGGAAAGATACGCTGCCCCCAACTTGTCCGTGAGAGGCTACGAAGTGGTAGATGCTGTCAAGTCAGCGCTCGAGAGGAAGTGTCCTGGTGTTGTTTCTTGCGCTGATGTTCTCTCTTTAGTCGCTAGAGACGCCGTCGTAGTG ATCAACGGACCCTGGTGGCCGGTTCCATTGGGCCGGAGGGATGGACGCATCTCAAGAAAATCTGAAGTTAATTTACCATCCCCACTCGCCGGAATAGCTGCATTGAAAAAGAAATTCTTTGACAAGGGTCTTAACACTAAAGACCTTGTTGTTCTCTCAG GAGCTCACACAATTGGAATCTCCCATTGCAGTGTCATCCACCAAGGTATCTACAACTTCACCGGCAAAGCCGATTCTGACTCGTCGATGAACCCTAGATACGTTAGGGCATTGAAGAGAAGGTGCAACCCAGCTGATAACAGGACGATAGTGATGGACCCACGCAGTGTCAAGAAGTTTGATTCCCACTACTTCAACATGGTGGCTCAGAGGAAAGGTTTGTTCAAATCTGACAGAACACTTCTTGATGACCCTGAGACCAAAAGTTACATTTACACACAAGTTGCTACTGCTGGATCTTCATTCAACAAAGATTTCGCTCACTCAATGGTCAAACTAGGGTTCGTCGAAATCCTTACCGGGAACAAGGGTGAGATCAGAAAGAGATGCGCTTTCGTGAACTAA
- the LOC111213387 gene encoding peroxidase 1-like isoform X1 gives MAIKNLLVLVILLGVLGVSVAHPKGLYLNYYKYRCPDAEAIVRRVTVQYVSHEPSLAAALLRMHFHDCFVRGCDGSILLKYPYNETERYAAPNLSVRGYEVVDAVKSALERKCPGVVSCADVLSLVARDAVVVINGPWWPVPLGRRDGRISRKSEVNLPSPLAGIAALKKKFFDKGLNTKDLVVLSVSCSGAHTIGISHCSVIHQGIYNFTGKADSDSSMNPRYVRALKRRCNPADNRTIVMDPRSVKKFDSHYFNMVAQRKGLFKSDRTLLDDPETKSYIYTQVATAGSSFNKDFAHSMVKLGFVEILTGNKGEIRKRCAFVN, from the exons ATGGCAATTAAGAACCTTCTTGTCCTTGTGATTCTTCTTGGCGTTCTTGGAGTTTCAGTTGCCCATCCTAAGGGTCTTTACCTTAACTACTACAAATACAGGTGTCCAGACGCAGAAGCCATTGTCCGACGTGTCACAGTTCAATATGTTTCTCACGAGCCAAGTCTTGCCGCAGCACTTCTTAGGATGCATTTTCATGATTGTTTCGTTAGA GGATGTGATGGTTCCATTCTTCTGAAATATCCATATAATGAGACGGAAAGATACGCTGCCCCCAACTTGTCCGTGAGAGGCTACGAAGTGGTAGATGCTGTCAAGTCAGCGCTCGAGAGGAAGTGTCCTGGTGTTGTTTCTTGCGCTGATGTTCTCTCTTTAGTCGCTAGAGACGCCGTCGTAGTG ATCAACGGACCCTGGTGGCCGGTTCCATTGGGCCGGAGGGATGGACGCATCTCAAGAAAATCTGAAGTTAATTTACCATCCCCACTCGCCGGAATAGCTGCATTGAAAAAGAAATTCTTTGACAAGGGTCTTAACACTAAAGACCTTGTTGTTCTCTCAG TTTCTTGCTCAGGAGCTCACACAATTGGAATCTCCCATTGCAGTGTCATCCACCAAGGTATCTACAACTTCACCGGCAAAGCCGATTCTGACTCGTCGATGAACCCTAGATACGTTAGGGCATTGAAGAGAAGGTGCAACCCAGCTGATAACAGGACGATAGTGATGGACCCACGCAGTGTCAAGAAGTTTGATTCCCACTACTTCAACATGGTGGCTCAGAGGAAAGGTTTGTTCAAATCTGACAGAACACTTCTTGATGACCCTGAGACCAAAAGTTACATTTACACACAAGTTGCTACTGCTGGATCTTCATTCAACAAAGATTTCGCTCACTCAATGGTCAAACTAGGGTTCGTCGAAATCCTTACCGGGAACAAGGGTGAGATCAGAAAGAGATGCGCTTTCGTGAACTAA
- the LOC111211707 gene encoding uncharacterized protein LOC111211707: MSSNRKSAFSGDSRSEKPKDGEAGDFSGPIKPIGTHDVSSGLSIGDPRSKKAKGDALVSSPSLTKPSGNSGVSSGVSIGSPNSKNPSGPIIQTTKTSVSSGVRSKAAVSSGVRGKAIVSANVGRVMSFKDVKFGPHESELRFRLIHFWEARNVRTKLLIGLEMLLIDQEETIIQGFIPAGRMDTYLPHMRTGGIYRLHNFFGSNNKTLYRVSEPSVTITFSSTSVLSDLEDSSVCFPEDRFRFYGYEEFNAACDLKGDLYDYVGHIKLVNGQVLNDSLVVDEAEIASTRRVLLHVQTHDGPVMKMYLWDKAASDFGERFKASGGTASVILVTTLNPKRYGGALCLSSMASSRIFMDSDVQATRDYLNWLNSNLDVAKRVDADVVTKTETVTIGELFSYMKQADAKVAWFECIATIGDVVHGSGWYYIGCGGCHTKATKGPTTLMCKKCGKSDIVGVAQYLAKISVYDNNDQAVFVLLGDSGHELSGKKASELVESYFEANEDEGSDHLVPVPQALIDTIGQTRKFIVKVSTHNLTGKTQTLTVTKVLTPEDPDIGVNLEESDGERVKRAAENIEGEEPKRAKCG, encoded by the exons ATGAGTTCCAATAGAAAATCTGCGTTCTCTGGTGATTCCCGCTCGGAGAAGCCAAAAGACGGTGAGGCTGGCGACTTTTCCGGTCCGATCAAGCCTATCGGCACACACGATGTCTCTTCCGGCCTCTCGATTGGCGATCCCCGCTCGAAGAAAGCCAAAGGCGATGCTTTGGTATCCTCTCCAAGTCTGACCAAACCCAGCGGCAATAGTGGTGTCTCTTCTGGCGTCTCGATCGGCTCACCTAATTCGAAGAATCCCAGTG GTCCGATCATTCAGACCACGAAGACCAGTGTCTCTTCAGGCGTAAGAAGCAAAGCTGCTGTCTCCTCTGGCGTCAGGGGAAAAGCTATTGTCTCCGCCAACGTTGGGAGAGTGATGTCTTTCAAAGATGTGAAATTTGGACCTCATGAAAGCGAGTTGAGGTTTCGGTTGATCCACTTTTGGGAAGCTCGCAATGTTCGGACGAAGTTGCTTATCGGTCTCGAAATGCTTCTCATCGACCAAGAG GAAACTATTATTCAGGGCTTCATCCCAGCTGGGAGGATGGACACTTATTTGCCACACATGAGAACTGGTGGCATTTACAGGCTCCATAATTTTTTCGGGTCTAATAACAAGACATTGTATCGGGTATCCGAGCCAAGTGTCACCATCACCTTCTCATCAACCTCTGTCCTCTCTGATCTAGAGGACAGTTCGGTTTGTTTCCCTGAGGACCGTTTCCGATTCTATGGATATGAGGAGTTCAATGCTGCCTGCGACTTGAAAGGGGATCTTTATG atTATGTTGGCCACATCAAACTTGTGAATGGGCAGGTCCTCAATGACAGTCTCGTGGTAGATGAAGCCGAGATAGCTTCAACCCGACGAGTTCTGCTTCATGTTCAAACACATGA TGGTCCGGTGATGAAGATGTACCTCTGGGACAAGGCTGCTTCAGACTTTGGTGAAAGATTCAAGGCGTCTGGAGGAACTGCGAGTGTTATCTTAGTCACCACCTTAAACCCGAAACGATATGGAG GTGCCCTATGTCTCTCTTCTATGGCGTCGTCAAGGATATTTATGGACAGTGATGTTCAAGCAACCCGAGATTATCTCAATTG GTTGAACTCAAACTTGGATGTTGCTAAGAGAGTTGATGCAGACGTTGTCACTAAGACTGAGACAGTGACCATAGGCGAGCTCTTTTCTTATATGAAGCAGGCAGATGCTAAG GTTGCTTGGTTTGAGTGCATAGCAACTATTGGTGATGTTGTACATGGTTCGGGATGGTATTACATAGGCTGTGGTGGGTGCCATACAAAGGCAACCAAAGGGCCTACCACCCTTATGTGTAAAAAGTGTGGGAAGAGTGATATTGTTGGTGTTGCACA GTACCTAGCCAAGATATCTGTGTACGACAATAATGACCAGGCGGTTTTTGTGCTCCTTGGTGACTCTGGTCATGAGCTGTCTGGGAAGAAGgcttctgagttggttgagagttATTTCGAG GCCAACGAGGATGAAGGATCTGATCACTTGGTTCCGGTCCCTCAAGCTCTGATTGATACCATAGGCCAGACTCGCAAGTTCATTGTGAAGGTATCAACCCACAATTTGACTGGCAAGACCCAAACTTTGACTGTGACAAAGGTGCTCACTCCAGAAGATCCAGATATTGGAGTCAATTTAGAAGAATCCGATGGTGAGAGGGTGAAAAGGGCTGCTGAAAACATTGAGGGAGAAGAGCCCAAGAGAGCCAAATGTGGTTAA